Proteins from a single region of Aquirhabdus parva:
- a CDS encoding H-NS histone family protein: MSTDLSQLSVAELERVINQAKSLVEVKQVDAIKNGYAQIEAIAASLNMTLDELVEAGRTRGSRRTSTVRKPVEARYRNPQNPAEAWTGRGKPPRWLAAKINAGAKKEDFLI; encoded by the coding sequence ATGAGTACTGATTTAAGTCAATTATCGGTTGCGGAACTTGAGCGAGTCATTAATCAGGCCAAAAGCTTGGTTGAAGTAAAGCAAGTTGATGCCATTAAAAATGGTTATGCACAAATTGAAGCAATCGCAGCAAGTTTAAATATGACGCTGGATGAGTTGGTTGAAGCGGGGCGTACCCGTGGATCGCGCCGTACGTCTACAGTGCGTAAGCCAGTAGAAGCACGTTATCGCAATCCACAAAATCCTGCAGAAGCATGGACGGGTCGCGGTAAACCGCCACGCTGGCTTGCAGCGAAAATTAATGCGGGTGCCAAGAAAGAAGACTTCTTAATCTAA
- the gspN gene encoding type II secretion system protein N, translated as MTRVAQIGKKNRPSWRWWILAAVLLSFFIMLQLPAAWILARALPNNPYLDNVSGNIWRGQGDWHYQNVQGVVSWQVRPWMFLLLRLSADVDIKTGDTHLHGILTRSSKRLQVDELSGRIESDTLQALMPWQWPASPIIFKDIAFVQQDMKGFSSVQGELNWGGGLIGYPYEGHTERATLPPLRGVLNDDHDRLHLAMTNGQKERMGDLYLSTNSATQKDMMLDVQLTQRLLLNVAGYHGQAGLDTAVISTRQPLAALGAAQ; from the coding sequence GTGACTCGAGTTGCGCAAATAGGGAAGAAAAATAGGCCGAGCTGGCGTTGGTGGATTCTGGCGGCAGTGCTGTTGTCATTTTTTATCATGCTGCAATTACCCGCAGCATGGATTTTAGCGCGCGCATTACCCAATAACCCTTATCTTGATAATGTGAGCGGGAACATTTGGCGGGGTCAAGGGGATTGGCATTATCAAAATGTGCAAGGCGTTGTGTCTTGGCAAGTTCGCCCGTGGATGTTTCTGTTATTACGTCTGAGTGCTGATGTCGATATTAAAACAGGCGATACACATCTTCATGGGATATTGACCCGAAGTTCGAAACGTTTGCAAGTCGATGAGCTCAGTGGTCGTATTGAGTCTGATACGTTACAAGCCCTAATGCCTTGGCAGTGGCCAGCAAGCCCAATCATTTTTAAAGACATCGCCTTTGTTCAGCAAGATATGAAAGGATTTTCTTCGGTCCAAGGTGAGCTTAACTGGGGCGGTGGATTAATTGGCTACCCTTATGAAGGCCATACTGAACGCGCTACATTACCTCCGCTGCGTGGCGTGTTAAATGACGATCACGATCGTTTGCATCTTGCGATGACGAATGGGCAAAAGGAGCGGATGGGTGATCTCTATCTATCTACAAACAGCGCTACTCAGAAAGACATGATGCTGGATGTCCAACTCACACAGCGTTTATTGCTCAATGTTGCGGGCTACCATGGACAAGCAGGATTGGATACGGCGGTGATTTCAACACGGCAGCCTTTAGCAGCATTGGGGGCCGCACAATGA